CCTCCATATCAAGagcaaaaagaagccaggcatggtggcacacacctttaatcccagcagttgggagtcccaagcaggaggattactgttagTTCAAGACTaatctgagactacagtgtgaattccagatcagcctgggatagagcaagaccttaccttgaaaaaccaaaataatactaaTTGACCTATTAACATTAGAGTCAGACCGCTCCAAATGGACAACTCTGTCAGGGCTATTAGCAGACACTATGTCTGCCTCTTCTAAAGTCATGCTGGCAAGCTCTGGGAGACTCATGGAACAGGCACCAGAAACACTACCCTCCTGGGTCATCATGGGTGCTCACAACTGCAAAGCCACTGCCCAAACCGTGGCAGAGTGGTACGTACCCCTAATTCCGGCACTaccagacagaggtaggaagatcaggagttcaaagtcatcctaggctacagagccagctccaggatggcctggatTACATAAAAGTGAGACACTGTTTCAGTAAACTACTGCCCAAGTGGAAATGATTTGTGAAGATTCCCCAAAAGCTCACAATCTCGACCAGTACATCTTGTGCTCTGCAGGACCCCTCCCCTCCGCAGTTTCTCGGGGAGGCAGGGATTAGTGGTAGTCCTTGGAGTACCTCGCTTTCCCTTGGAGAATGTGAGCTGCTTTCACAGCTGTCTCTGGGCAAAGCCATCTGGTGATTATCACGATCAGAGAATTCTCACAGCACCTATAAAACTTCATTATACTTATCGACCTGTCCATCTCTCTGTTAGGCTCCCGGAAGACAAAAACCACGTGTATTTCTCTTTGTAGGCAGCTTTCAGTGAAAGGCCACAGTATTTGCTCAAAGAATATTTGTGGAACATATCAATACCTGAATAAGTTTCCacatccttctttttctttttttctttaaactggaCTGGCCCAGGAGTCAGGAAACTACTAAGTCAATCCCAATCGATGCTCTTTTGTCACCCCCAACGACTTTCCCGGAGCCTCAGCTTTCTCAACAGTGAAAACGGGGTGTTAAAAATAGTACCTACCTCATAAGGTTGTTTTGAAGATGACGTGAAATCATCGAAGGAAAATAGCACATTGCAACTGTTCAGTAAACAAATGGTAGCAAACTGTGTATGACTCCCACCACTAATCCAACAGTAAGAAGGTTAATGTCATGAACTGTGATTTACAGAAACGGACACAGACGCGGGGAAGTGCCGTGAGCAGGAGCCAGGCAGGAGTCCGGGTCTCACAGCCTTCAAGGCCTTCAAAGCCTGTGAGCGACCTCGCCGGTGCAGCGAGGCGGGGACCCCGAGCCTGCTTATCCTGAGGCCAAGGCTCTACATTCTGTGCCCGCGGCCGAGGCGGGGAAGCCATgagccccccgccccaccccctaCTCCCACCCCGAGCTGAAGGGCTTCGGTGTGCCGGCCTCGGTGGCCCCCAAAACTCAGGTCTCCCAGCCAGTGATGCCTAGGGTCCGGTGAGGGGGTCACAAACCCTCCACACCCCTCAAACTCCGGGGCGGGGCCGAGGCGCTGGGGGCGGGGCTTGGGGACGCGAGGCGTCATGGGAAATTAAAGGGGGATTGGACAGGTAGCGAGCCGAGATGGAGAAGGTTCTCACCTGACAAGGCCAGGATAAACGTTTTGACTTCGCCAGGGCGGTCCCTGGACTCGTCTTTCCGTAGGGGCCGGGAGAGGGGCTCGCAACCCCGGATTCGGTCCAGGGTCCGGTCTCTTCCGGCTTATCCCGGAAGCTGTTAGGAACCAGGGCCGGGAAGTCCCGCCTTCCCGCCTTGTACTGATGACGCAAAGCTACGTAAAGCGGGCTGACGTCAACATATCTTTTGAATAAAAGGGACCGGTTGCTCAGTGGGAGGAGGGGCGGAGTCATTGTTGGCGGGCTGCTCGTGGGCGTGGCCTCGGCCAGCCGCGAGCGGAGGGGCGGGGCTAGGAGGGTGAGAGCCAGTCGGGGGAGGCGCTGCTTGAGGAGGCGTGGCTCCGCGATTTCGCGTGGGCAAGGTTGCCCGGCTCTCCTTGCCCGCAGAACCGGAACCGGGTTTCCCTCTTTCCCGCCGGGCTCTTCCTTCCGGCTTTGCTCCCTATCCCCCGGGATAGTGGTGTTCGTTCCTGCTTGTGATGGGCACGGTGTTCCGAGGTTCGTGGGATCGCCACCTCCCGGAAAGCTCTGGGTTAGTCGGACTGATAAGTATTCAGTCTCGGCTTTAGGTAGCGTGGAACTTTAATAAAGCAGAGAAgcatttcacagaaaaaaatccagCGCATTTCTCGCACTCACCTGGGTTTTTCCTTgcggtactagggattgaacccaaggacttggcgcatgctaagcaagcagtcTACCACGAGCCCcaaccctatatatatatatgtatatatatataaatgataagttacatgattataaacaatatcccatggtaattccctcccttcccccccccccactttcctctttgaaactccactctccatcatatcccctacctctctcaatcagtctctcttggctttgcaggcaagctccttaaccagtaagccatctctccaacctcaatcagtctctcttttattttgatgtcatcatcttttcttcctattatgatggttttgtgtaggtagtatcaggcactgtgaggtcatggatatccaggccgttttgtgtctggaagagcacgatgtaaggagtcctacccttcctttggctcttaacttttctctgccacctcttccacaatggaccctgagccatggaaggtgtgatagagatatttcagtgctgagcactcctctgtcacttctcagcactggtgcgtctgagtcatcccaaggtcactgctatctgaaaagagaaagttctctaaccaaaagtgagagtagcattaatatatgggtatgaacattaagagaagtgcttactgggcagtttggtgagcatagtatacacatgtagccagacagcagcagatgttacactcctagggctcatgactacccctgttttcagtatcagggatgtattccctcccatggaacgggcttccagtcaaattagagggcagttggtttcccccataaaagatgagccactattgtacccattggctcatttggcctcgctggccaaatctcaggcttgcagtgtccactgttcagtatcttcactggtgatttctctgtctcccattgaactgcatgcagcatggctttttccagctttctgtcagctggtctacatggaggaggttttcagctcagctccagcagggtttctcagtgaccttgcagcccaagtatgtggaatcttcagcaatagtcttaccatctattccttgtgggaaaccaagggcctcggcaaccaacccttttcttttggttttggtttttcaacataggggtctcactagtccaaactgacctggaattcactctatagtttcagggtggccttgaactcgtggcaatcctcctacctgaatgctgggattaaaggcaagcaagATGATTCACTTACAAGAGTCAGCttctgggccggagagatggcttagcagttaaggcatttgcctgcaaagccaaaggaccttggttcaaatccccaggacccacataagccagatgctaaatgggcatatgcatctggagttcgtttgcagtggctggaggccctggtgtgcccattctctctctccctctttctgcctctttctctctctctctgaaataaatacataaaaataagttttttttttttttaaaaagactcagctttttattttattttttttttgtggagggaGGTTTGcaaagtagggtatcactctagcccagggtgacctggaacttactatgtatttCCAAGCTGGtctcgaacccacagcaatcatcctaccattgcttcccaagtgctggagctaAGAGcgggtaccaccatgcctgactatgaTAGGATCTTGCCAagttgccctggctggcctcaaacttgccattcttctgcctccccctcccgAGCAATTTGGATTACAggaatgcactaccatgcctagcaatCAGCCCAACTATAGAGCAAAGAAAAGCAAGAACCAAAACAGATTAGGAGACCAGCGTGCAGAAATTGATTATAGAATCTTTTCGGAGGTACAGTCTTTCTCTAGCCTAtgtttacctggaactcactctgtagacccatgctggcctggatcttgtggtgatcctcctatcccattgctggaattaaaggcattagTCTGCCCAgccacattttcttctttttttcaaggtagggtctcactctagcccaggctgacctggaattcactctatagtctcactctatagaactcactgtgatcctcctgtctttgcttcctgcgtgcttggattaaaggtgtgtgccaccacaccctgcctgacTTTGTTTTACAAGGTGATAGCCCCAACTAAAGCTGAGAGTAGAGAAATTgtgtttgagaggctgaggcaggaacacTAATGTGAGTCtaagccagcctggattacatagtgagttccaggctaacctgagctacagagtaagccctgcctcaaaaaaaaaaaaaaaaaaagccagacatgatagtgcacacctttaatcccagcactagggaggcagaggtaggaggaggatcaccatgagtttaaggccaccctgagactacagagtgaattccaggtcagcctggactacagtgaaaccctacctcgaaaaaccaaaaaaaaaaaaaaagtctaaaactgGGGCTGGGGCTTAACAGTCAAAGGCAAGCCTTGCTAACAGAGTCTGCTGCCATGTAAACTCAgatgcaagatggcacatgcatctgtgatcccaaggaGCTTATGACAATGGGAGGCTGGGCCAGAAGAGTCCCAAGCTCTGCAACCAGCTAGTTTGACATTCTCATGCTCCTTGACAGTCTGATTGTTCACAGGGGCAAGTTTCAGagaaggtagagcacagacacctcaaaatttccctctgacctacacacacacacacacacacacacacacacacacacacacacacagaggctcgTACATCTATCTACCCAcacaaatgaaaaaaggaaaacctacagctgggcatggtggtgcacacctttaataccagcactcaggtggctgtggtagtaggattgctgtgagttcaaggccagcctgtgactacatagtgaattccaggtcagcctgggctagagtgagaccctacctcaaaaaaaccagagGAGTGGGGGGACCAAGACTttgggagagatggttcagcagttaagacacttgcctgaaaagtcaaaggacccacctaaggactcacctaagccagatgcacaaagtggcatttgcttctggagtttgcaatggctggagatcctggtgtgcccattctctccctgtctgcctctgcccctctccctccctccctcccccctcctcccctctcagtaaataaatagaaaagagatGAAACATTGTCCTTGGGCCTCTCCCTTCATGTTCTCTTCTAGCTGCCAGCctctaaagattatttttatattatttttatatctgtCAGTATGGATTagcttttcctatttttttttgtttgcaaggtagggtctggctgtagcccaggctgacctggaactcactctgtagtgccaggctggcctcaaactcacagccatcttcttaTCTCCGCTttccaagtgagtgctgggattaaaggcgtgcaccagctcGCCCAGcagtctgcctctttttgtccTTTGTTTTGTGATGCTGGGGGTGAACTCAAGGCAGGCTTTTCCCCTTCAGCATGTGTTTGGTGCCCCTGCATGTTCCTGTGCCTACATCCAgtattttgtgtgggtgctgggcatccaaactcaagccctcacacttgcacagtcaGCACTTGATCAACTGAGTTTCTTCTgagccttcctcccttcttttaaagtttatatctgggggctggagagatggcttagcggttaagcgcttgcctgtgaagcctaaggaccccggttcaaggctcggttccccaggtcccacgttagccagatgcacaagggggcgcacgcgtctggagttcatttgcagaggctggaagccctggcgcgcccattctctctctctctccctctatctgtctttctctctgtgtctgtcactctcaaataaataaataaataaaaatttaaaaaatatattaaaaaaaataaataaagtttatatctgggagagaaaaaaagccgatagaaaatgggtgcaccagggccttcagccactgaaaacgaactccagaagcatatgccaacttgtgcatctggcttacatgggtcctagggaatccaaccggagtcctttagctttgcaggcaagctccttaactgctaagtcatccctccagtccccttcccctttttaaaatattgcagagagagagagagagagagagaaagagaatgaatatgggtgggtcagggcctccagccactgcaaacaagctccagatacatgcaccactatgtccggctggctttacttgggaaccgggaaatcaaacctgggtccttaagctttgcaggcaagtgttttaaccactgagcatctctccagctccctaccccctttttatttttatttttatttatttatttatttttggtttttcgaggcagggtctcactctagcccaggctgacctggaattcactagtctcagggtggccttgaactcacggcgatcctcctacctctgcctcccgagtgctgggattaaaggtgtgcgccaccacgcccagcttatttttattttttaattattttatttgaaagagagagaatgggcatgctagggtctctagccactgcaaacaaactccagacacatgcaccaccttgtgcatctggcttcacgtgggtactagggaatcaaacctgggtcctttggctttgcaggcaagtaccttattctctaagccatctctccagccctaatcctggtccccccctcctccccacatccacccaggtaaggtcttactttagcccaggctgacctgtagactatgtagtctcaggatggcctcaaactcatgacaatcctcttacctctgcctcccaagtgctgggattaaggtgtgcaccaccatgcccaggtttttgtttttttttaatggattttaaccccttggtctttttttttttttttctgttacagttgtaatgtatatttttcttaaactatttaattttttcttttttaaaaattggccagggaggtccctaatgcccccaaagcattataggccattgccaaagcccttggtttccagaagtagaaggtaagaccctattgctgaagtctccacatacttgggctacaaggtcattgagaaattctgctgggactgagctgaaaacctcctccatgtagacaagctgacagaaagctgggaaaagccacactgcatgcagtttaatgggagataTGAATTGAATAGACAACTAAGTGAGAAATATAATTGGCCCCTTTAAATATGTTCTtggcaataaaaataaagggtgtcttaaaaaaatttaataattaaaaaagaaaaatcaccaatgaagatactcaacagtggacactgcaagccttagatttggccagccaggccaaatgagccaacaggtgaaatagtggcacatctgtcatggtggaaaccaactgccctctaattggactggaggcccactccatgggagggaagacatccctgatagtgaaaacctactACAGACCCCTagaagtgtaacatctgctgctctctggctaaatatatatactatgctcaccaaactgcccagtaagcacttctcttaatgttcatactcatatattaatgctaatctcacttttggttagagaatcttctcttttcagatggcaatgacctagggatgactcagaaggcatcatggtgctggaaagaagtgacaggagtgctcagcactgcaatatctctatcacaccttccaaggctcagggtctattgtggaagaggtggcagaaagaatgtaagagccaaaggaagggtaggactccttacaatgtgctcccccagacccaaaacagcctggatatccatgacctcacagtgcctgacactacctacacaagaccatcataataggaggaaaagatcctgacatcaaaataaaagagagactaattgagaggaggaggggatatgatggagaatgaagtttcaaaagggaaagtggggggaggaagggcattaccatgagatattgtttataatcatggaagttgttagtaaaaagaaagaatagtaagagtttccattaaaaaacacacatacacacacacacaaaaaaaaaagaatgtaagagccaaaagaagggtaggactccttacaatgtgctcctccagacacaaaatggcctggatatctatgacctcacagtgcctgcctgacactacctacacaagaccatcataataggaagaaaagatgatgacatcaaaataaaagagagactaattgataggggaggggatatgatggagaatggagtttcaaaggggaaagtggggggaggcaaagtggggtattgtttacaattaagttatcaataaaaataaaatattttatatatttatttatttgagaaagacaaagaagcagatagagagaatgggtatgccagggcctctagccactgcaaatgaactccagatatttgcgccagcttgtgcatctggctcacttggatactggggaattgaacctcagtccttaggcttcataggcaagtgttttgacaggtaagccgtctctccagcccccccccccttttttttttgaggtagggtttcactctagcccaggctgacctggaattcactatagagtctcagggtggcctcaaactcaccatgatcctcctacctcatcctcccgagtgctgggattaaaggtatgcgccaccatgcctggaatgaAGGTTCTGGTGTGGGCCAAGGACTAGTAAGGATTACCTTTTCTTCTTGCATGCCTTTGGCTCTGGGAAACCAAAGCAAGACTTCTCTCCAGAAAGGGGAAGTTCTTTCTCTGCTGAACCAGGTCACACACTGTCTGGTGCTGGTGAAAGGAAATCTGGGCAGGAAGAATTCCCTGGAGAAGGGATGCTGGGCAGAAGCTCCCAGAGGGTTCCTGATTCCTGCCTGTGTTTGCTGGGTGACTCCAACTGGTGATAGTAAAGACCCCTAGGTCCCCAGCAAAAGGCAAGTAAACCGGCTGCTGAGTGCCCCTCTATCCCTGCCTGCAATGGCTAGCTGGTGTTCTATAACCTTTGTCACTAGTAACACTACTCAACACAGAAAACTTGAAGAGTGCAAAAAGGGAAATAAACATGGGTGATGAGAACTTCAGTTACATTTAAACCAAACCGATCCATACTTTTGTTCTGTAcactaattatttatttttatttactagaggcagatagagagaatgggcatgccagggccatcagccactgcaaacaaactccagacatgtgcaccaccttacatgggtactggggaattgaacctgggtcctttggctttgcaggcaagcaccttaaccgctaagcaatctcttcagccctcaaagcTATATTTTGttgaggttttgtgtgtgtgtaagagacagagagggagggagagagtctcatgtagcccaggctgactttgaactcactaatagctgaggctggccttgaactcttcatccttctgcctccatctattgagtgctgggattataaatgtacaccaccatgcccagctgtatgattttttgttgttgcttgtttgtttgcttttcattctggggatcaagcctagagcctcacacatgctagggatGCCCCTAGTCACTGAGCTATATAAGCTATATTCCTAACCTCcgttttgttgagtttttttgttttttgtttttcaaggtagggtttcattctagcccaggctaacctggagttcattatgtagtctcagggtggccttgaactaatgatgatcctcctacctctgcctcccaagtgctgggattaaaggcgtgcgccaccaccggcttgttgagtttttattttagcCTGAATGTTGAGAGGAGCCACTGAAGGAAGTAATCCTCATCCATTCAGGGCATGTGTTTCCAGAAGTCCTGCGAGAGCCTcattggtagtgcacacctttaaccctagcagtTGGAGACTGAGGGAGAAGAATCACAGAGAAttaaaagccagcctgggctgcagtgagacactgcttcaaaaaacaaaataaaacaaaacaaaaatagaattccTTTGAGGGCATAtcttggtagagtacttgcctagccatgtgccaggccctgggttccatgacCAGAACTGGGGACAGAGCCAGTATATGGGTGGCAATGGAGAGAAGCAATTGAGATCAGCAAGTCATGGCTTGGGTGGATAGAGGAGCCATCTGCTTAAGCTTGGGAGTGGTGGAAGGCAGGGGAAGGCCCAGTCTCAGCCAGACTGAGAGCCTGAAGGTCAGGATGGTTTGAGGTCAGTAGGTGGCTCAAAACTCCAGTGGAGGGGTGAAGAAGCTGGTCCTGGAGGGCACGTGAAGTACAGAGAAGGTCAGTGGTTGGTCTCCAAAGCCAGAGGCAGGAAAGTTGGAGGTGGCAGTGGCCTGGTATGGGGCTCACTGGATCCGTCCCTCCACACACAGCAGCAAATAGTCCCTGAGGAGTGGGGGCAGAGGGAGCTGGGGGGTGGCCCGCCGGCAGCAGCTACCCAACTGGGCACGCACAGCCAGGCGGGCCAGGTGCTGCAGGCGCCTTGGCTGGTTCACCATGCCCAGGGCTGAGCTGTAGAAGGCTTCATGCTCCTAGGCCAAGAGGAAAAGAGAGTCAGATGGACCAGTACCTTTGGCTCTGTCCTCCCAAGGGACAATCCAATAGTGGAGGGTTTTGCAATATGTAGCCACCCCTTGTAGTACTGGAGATCTGATTTCAGCCATGTCTGTACCCACTCCCATCCCAGACATGCTGGCACAGTGTCCACCAAGTCAGAGCTGCCCAACAAAAAGCTGAGCCTCGTGTGGTTGCACACCTTTTCAATCCAGCATGCAGGaggttgagggaggaggatctccagcctggactagaatgagttctaggtcagcctgggctagagtgagaccctgcctcaggggaggggcggggagggagaacaacacccaagccaggtgtggtagcccacacctttagtcctagcacttgggagactgaggaaggaggatcaccatgagttcaaggccagcctggggctacagtgtgagtttcaGGTGTAAGGTCTGAGGTCTGTGTCCCAGAACCTGAGGGGTTCCACTGCCCAGCCTCCCTCTGTGAAGCTGGTCCTGGAGTGAGAGGCCAGAGGGAAACAGCTGTACCTCTGGGGTGGGCATACCTGCCACAGCTCAGGAAGCACTGCCTCCACCCAGGTATCACAGGATGGCACACAAGGATAGGCATTAAGCAGGACTTCCAGGGCCCGAGGAAAGTTGGCACAGTATTTCAGCATCTAAGAATCAACAGAGGGTCTGAGAAGCTCCACCGTGGCACCATCCAAGGTTAGCCAATCCAAAATCCTTTGGCTTGCCTCGGCGTGCCCCATGCGCAcgtcctcctgcctctttcttccctctccgcAGTACCCAGACAGAGGCCGATCTGCAGCCACTGAGAGGGGCCCTGGGTCTCCTGGGCTCTCCCACCCTGACTGTCTCCTCTGTCTCTGCGCACCTCGGGGTGTATTGGCTTGGCTCCATAGTCCAGCAGCGCCGAGAACAGGGCCTCGGGTTCCCAGTTCTGGACATCTTGGACGGCTTGCAGGGCGCAGTCCATGGGCGTGTGGCCTGCCCCATTGGAGACGGTGGCGCTAGCCCCGTGGCGCAGCAGCAGCTCGGCCAGGCCCGCACAGCCGTTGGCACAGGCGTTGTGCAGGGGCGTGTGGCGCTTGCGGCCCGCGGCACGAGGGTCGGCGCCGGCTTCCAGGAGCATTCGCGCGGCCGCCTCGTGCCGCGGGCCGGCCTCGGCGCCCGCGCACGCCGCGTTCAGCGCCGTCTCGCCCTGGCTGGTGCGCAGGTCCACGGCGGCGCCGCGCTCCAGGTAGAGCGCCACGTGCCGGTCCAGGCCGCGCGCCGCCGCCACGTGCAGGGCCGTCGCCTGGCTCTCCTGCGACGCCAGGTTCACAGTGGCCCCAGCCTCCAGCAGCAGCCTGGCACACCTGTGGATAAGGGGGAGACATCCCCCCCCGGGGGGGTGCAGAATCCTGAGGTCACAAGGCCAAGACTGAGAATCACCACCCCCTTCTTTCCCACCCCGCTGCCTCAAGGTCCCGACCCGTGTGACCTCAGATCATAGACGCCCCAGGACCACGGTACAGGCCCAGGCAGGGTCAGGGCTGGAGGTGCCTGCAAAATCATCAGAGCAGGGccgggggcaggggagaggctggagagatggcttagcggttaagcgctttcctgtgaaacctagggacccaggttcgaggctcgattccccaggacccacgttagccagatgcacaagagggcgcacgcatctggagttcgttagcagtggcgggaagcccaggcgcgcccattctctccctcccccccccctcgtctctttctctctctgtcacactcaaataaataaataaaaatgaacaaaaaaaattatcagagcgtcagctgggcgtggtggcacacgcctttaatcccagcactcgggaggcaaaggtaggaggattgctgagagttcgctgccctgaaactacatggtgaattccaggtcagtctggactagagtgtaaccctacctggaaaaaaaaaaaaaaaaaaaaaaggaaaacatgtgagaagggagctgcagagatggcgcaacactttaaaaaaataaaaggtgcttacttgaaagcctgatggcctgggtttgattctccagtactcacataaagtcagatgtacaaagtggcttagatgataggaattcatttgcagtggcaa
This is a stretch of genomic DNA from Jaculus jaculus isolate mJacJac1 chromosome 9, mJacJac1.mat.Y.cur, whole genome shotgun sequence. It encodes these proteins:
- the Asb16 gene encoding ankyrin repeat and SOCS box protein 16, with translation MAGESFPFTSSTLRALRLQREWLEWEDRRRAAAQRSRGSHRSLLSPQTRLLRPRRSCRDPAVHSALFSGDLQQVQALFQGEEAANMIVETVSNQLAWSAEQGFWVLTPKTKQTVPLTIAAARGYTDCARHLILQGAELDTRIGGRAALHEACARAQADCVRLLLTFGAKANVLSEEGMTPLHLCTDPESLQCARLLLEAGATVNLASQESQATALHVAAARGLDRHVALYLERGAAVDLRTSQGETALNAACAGAEAGPRHEAAARMLLEAGADPRAAGRKRHTPLHNACANGCAGLAELLLRHGASATVSNGAGHTPMDCALQAVQDVQNWEPEALFSALLDYGAKPIHPEMLKYCANFPRALEVLLNAYPCVPSCDTWVEAVLPELWQEHEAFYSSALGMVNQPRRLQHLARLAVRAQLGSCCRRATPQLPLPPLLRDYLLLCVEGRIQ